From Columba livia isolate bColLiv1 breed racing homer chromosome 5, bColLiv1.pat.W.v2, whole genome shotgun sequence, one genomic window encodes:
- the SAA2 gene encoding serum amyloid A-2 protein, translating to MRVCVCLVLLSLILCASADIPGRKFVVDAIGGAKDMYRAYRDMREANYKGADKYFHARGNYDAARRGPGGAWAAKVISDAREFWQGGVSGRGAEDTRADQEANRWGRSGGDPNRYRPKGLPSKY from the exons ATGAGGGTCTGTGTCTGCCTCGTGTTGCTCTCCCTTATTCTATGTGCAAGTGCTGACATCCCAGGCAGAAAATTTGTTGTGGATGCAATTGGAG GGGCAAAGGATATGTACAGAGCATACCGGGACATGCGCGAGGCAAATTATAAAGGTGCTGACAAATATTTCCATGCTCGTGGGAATTATGATGCTGCCCGAAGAGGACCTGGTGGTGCCTGGGCAGCCAAAGTGATCAG TGACGCCCGGGAGTTCTGGCAGGGCGGTGTGAGCGGCAGAGGCGCCGAGGACACCCGAGCGGACCAGGAGGCCAACAGGTGGGGCCGGAGCGGCGGGGACCCCAACCGCTACAGGCCCAAAGGCCTTCCCAGCAAATACTAA
- the SAAL1 gene encoding protein SAAL1, producing the protein MDRNPSPPSSEAEEEGDAVGNTVYSKHWLFSILTRLIEVISPEKTEPAAGPEGVQTELDEEMENDICKVWDMSMDEDVALFLQEFNAPDIFMGVFAKSKCPRLTEICVGILGNMACFQDICMSISKDESLGQVLLQRLCDSDSPTLLETSRLLLTCLSQPEVANVWVERIRENPSVYDCVCFIMSSSTNVELLVKVGEVVDKLFDLDEELMLNWIKNGTCRSVGPSVDDSPEELPDFKIVPCILEAAKQVRSDNPEGLDVYMHILQLLTTVDEGIQAIVQAPDGGKETWTLLYDLVCHELCQPDDPPIIVQEQKTVLASILSVLSAMFASQTEQEYTKMRKNMPLIGSLIRILQYMEGCGKRSVDKSKESEEQETGKADLNEEDFHLKILKDICCELLSNMLQELTKENTLEGLHQGHLNEQTCSCAFQNLLPLYFTSVESFLEVLREADQTLADNLEKRFPSLKVHT; encoded by the exons ATGGACCGCAACCCCTCGCCGCCCTCCAGCGAggcggaggaggagggtgaCGCGGTGGGGAACACAGTGTACAGCAAGCACTGGCTGTtcagcatcctcacccgcctcaTCGAG GTGATCAGCCCCGAGAAGACGGAGCCCGCCGCCGGTCCCGAGGGAGTTCAGACAGAACTGGACGAAGAGATGGAGAATGACATTTGCAAAGTGTGGGACATGTCGATGGACGAG GatgttgctttatttcttcaggaGTTTAATGCCCCCGATATATTCATGGGAGTTTTCGCCAAGTCAAAATGCCCTCGCCTCACT GAAATCTGTGTGGGAATATTAGGAAATATGGCCTGTTTCCAAGACATATGCATGTCCATTAGTAAAGATGAGAGTCTTGG CCAAGTGCTATTGCAACGTTTGTGTGATTCGGACTCTCCAACTCTTCTGGAAACAAGCAG GTTGTTGTTAACTTGCCTCTCCCAGCCTGAGGTGGCCAACGTCTGGGTTGAGAGAATCCGAGAAAACCCATCTGTGTATGACTGTGTTTGCTTTATCATGTCCAGCTCTACAAATG TTGAATTGCTGGTAAAAGTGGGTGAAGTGGTGGACAAACTCTTTGATCTAGATGAAGAGCTAATGTTAAACTGGATTAAAAATGGCACATGTCGGTCTGTGGGACCGTCTGTTGATGATTCCCCTGAAGAACTTccagattttaaaattgtgcCTTGTATACTTGAAGCAGCCAAACAAGTCCG GTCAGATAATCCGGAAGGACTTGATGTTTATATGCATATTTTGCAGCTCCTGACCACAGTGGATGAAGGTATTCAGGCTATCG tGCAGGCTCCTGATGGAGGAAAAGAGACTTGGACTTTGCTTTATGACCTTGTTTGCCATGAACTTTGCCAGCCAGATGATCCACCGATCATTGTGCAGGAGCAGAAGACTGTATTGGCCTCTATTTTGTCCGTGCTGTCTGCTATGTTTGCTTCACAGACTGAACAAGAATACACCAAGATGAGGAAAA ATATGCCTCTGATTGGGAGCTTGATTCGTATCTTGCAATACATGGAGGGCTGTGGGAAGAGATCCGTTGATAAATCAAAGGAGTCTGAAGAACAAGAGACTGGAAAGGCTGATCTGAACGAGGaagatttccatttaaaaatcttgAAAGATATTTGCTGTGAATTACTTTCCAATATGCTTCAAGAActgaccaag GAAAATACCTTAGAAGGACTACACCAGGGACATTTAAATGAACAGACATGCTCCTGTGCGTTTCAGAACCTCTTACCTCTGTATTTCACATCG GTGGAGAGTTTCCTTGAAGTTCTGCGTGAGGCTGATCAGACACTTGCTGACAATCTAGAAAAACGTTTCCCAAGCCTGAAGGTTCACACCTAA